One Formosa sp. Hel3_A1_48 genomic window, AAATCGTCATTATATGTATTTAGGGTTACAAAAAAAGTCTCCGCATTTACATTCCAGATATCATCCCGCTGACTAAACTGTTTGGGCATCTTGTCGGGATTTGGATGATTAAGAATTGCACCTATATAAATAGCATTGTGGTCGTATCCAACATATGCTGTTGTATTAAATTCTACAGGTATTTTGTTGCCATGACGCGTTTCTGGCCAAATCAAAGTGAAATCAGTAGCAGGGTTTAAATTGTTCCAAATTTCTTCAGAAAGTATCCCATCAATTACGGGAGGATTTTTTATAGGAGATGCTTCTAAATTCTTGCGTACTTGAGCTTGAATAATAACATGAAAAATTAAAAAAACCGAAAGAAATAAATACCTCACTAATATCTTATGATTAGGTGTCAAAATTAAACAAACAACAGTAGAATACTTAATCATTTATTAACCAAATATAATACTGATTTATCTATGTTTTATGTTACACTTATGTTATGGTAAATATTTAAACCTTTTTGACTAATTTTCAGGAAATATGAGCTTTGTGTTGTGAAATTAGTTTTAAATAAAAAACTATTCCGTTTTTAAGTCCATCACCGTTCTAAAACCCAAATGTTCTAAAGACGTATTTGGATCGGTGGCCATTCTTGAAGATACTCTGTAACTGGCACAATAGGAGGCATTGCATAAAAAAGAACCACCTCTAATCACACGCTCATCTATATACGGATTATTAGGATTAAAGGCCTCATTAGGTCCTTTCGGATTATTAGTTATTGAATTTTCTTTACAGTATTGATAGTACTGACTGCTATACCAATCACTAGTCCATTCCCATACGTTGCCAGAAATTTCATAAAGCCCATAACCGTTTGGAGGATAGGTTTTGATCGGTGCACTTTTTTCAAAGCCATCGGCTTGGGTATTATCCACAGGGAACTCCCCTTCCCAGCTGTTGACATAGGATGATAATTTATCCGTTAAATCGCCCCAAAAATAAATCTTATCGCGCTTACCACCACGAGCTGCAAATTCCCACTCTGCTTCAGTGGGTAATCGCCTACCAACCCAATTACAATAAGCCATGGCGTCTTCATAGGATACATGAACAACAGGGTGATTATCTTTTTCATCTATACTGCTTCCCTTCCCTTCTGGTTGTTTCCAATTGGCCCCATTAGTCCATCGCCACCATTGCGAAAAGTCATAGAGATTAGGTACCGATTCTTTTGTTTTTTTAAACAAAAGAGATCCTGGTAATAAAAGTGAATCCTGAGGCTTTGGGGTGCCTGGAGGCAATTGTTGTTTGATTAAATCCCAATCCACTGGTCGCTCTGCGGTTGTTATATAATTTGTTGCTTCAATGAATTTAGAAAACTGTGCATTGGTGACTTCGGTCTCGTCCATATAAAACCCATCCACCTTTACTGTGTGTTTGGGCTTTTCGTGGGGTAGTGCCATACGATCGCCATCAGAAGCCCCCATGTCATAAATACCGCCAGAAATCCAAACCATACCGGGGATTTGTTGTCTATTAGTTGAAATGGTTTCGAATTGATTTGATTGTTTACAACCAACTAATGAGGTGATAAATAAACCGATTAAAAATAATCTTTTGTGCATAATGTTATTTTGCAGTTGTAGTAGCCCTATATTTTTGTTCCCATCGCCACGCTGAGTCAATCATTTCGTCAAGTCCAAGCTCTGCTTTCCAACCTAATTTGTGATGCGCTAAATCTGTTGCAGCAAATAATTGGGGGACATCACCTGGTCGTCGACCAACAATTTCATAATTTAATTTTATCCCCGATACGCGTTCAAAAGATTCGATAACCTCCATGACAGAAAATCCATTTCCAGTACCCAAATTAAAGGTCTCTAAAGCCTGTTCTTGTTTATTTTCTATTAGTCTAAACAAAGCTTTGACATGTGCTTTGGCCAAATCCACTACATGAATATAATCTCGAATTGGTGTACCGTCTGTTGTATCGTAATCATTACCAAACACCATTAATTTTTCGCGAATGCCTGCTGCAGTTTGTGTAATGTAAGGCATCAGGTTATTTGGGATTCCATTAGGTAGCTCTCCTATTTCTCCAGATTCATGAGCACCAATTGGGTTAAAATAACGTAAAGAAATAGCAGAGAAATCAGTATAAGCTTTGGAAAAATCCTCTAAAATTTCCTCAGCCATTTTTTTTGTATTCCCATAAGGAGAAAAAGGGCGTTGGGTCTGATTATTTTCTGTAATAGGTAAGGACTTTGGATTACCATACACAGTTGCTGATGAAGAAAAAATAAAGTTCTGAATTCCATTTTCATGTTGTGCCTTAAGTGTATTCAGCAAAGAATATAAATTATTTTGATAATAATCTAACGGTTTTTGAACGGACTCACCAACGGCTTTGTGCGCTGCAAAGTGAATCACTCCAAAAGCATTTTTATGTTTTAAAATCACCTGACTGGTATGATTTACATCTTTAAGATCTACTTGCTCAAAAACGGGACGTACGCCTGTAATCGATTCAATACGACCTATAGTGTCTTGCGATGAGTTGGATAAATCATCAAAAATAACCACTTGAAAATTATTCTTTATGAGTTCTATTACAGTGTGAGATCCAATGTAGCCGCAACCCCCTGTAACTATAATTTTTTTATTCATGTTCTGTTCTAATTTTAAAAATACAAATGTACAAAAAACATACTAGTTCGTACTAGTTGTTTTTTAATTTCTTTATTATATATTTGTAACATGTCTTTTGCAAAAAAACAAATGAATTCAAAGGTACCGAAATATAAGCAAATTATTAGTTTTGTAGAGAATGCTATAATCATTGGTGAACTTAAAATTGGAGACCAGTTACCTTCTTTAAATGATCTTAGAAACAAATTCAAACTCTCCAGAGACACTGTAATTACTGCTTTCAACGAGTTGAAAGCTCGCGGGGTGATTTATTCTGTTGTTGGCAAGGGGTATTATGTAAAAACAACAGATATTAAAGTACAAGTTAAAATTCTTCTTTTATTTGATGAATTGAATTCTTTTAAAGAAGATCTTTATAATTCATTTTTAGAAGAACTCGAGGACGATTATCAAGTCGATATTTTTTTTCATCATTTCAATTTTGATTTGTTTAAAAAAATAATTGATGAAAGTGCAGGAAATTATGGGTACTATGTCATTATGCCTGCTAATTTTTCTGGGATTGCTCAGATTCTTGAACCTTTGCCCAAGAATAAAACCTATATTTTAGATCAAACTCAGGAAACACTCAGTCATTTCCCTTCAATTTATCAAAATTTTGAGAACTATATCTATGAAGGTTTAACCGTGTTATATAAAAATATTAGACGCTATAAAAAACTAATATTAATATACGATGCGAACAAACAACCTCGAGGGATAAAAAGTGGATTTGAATTGTTTTGTTCAAGAAATAAAATTAAGCACGGAATACTAGGAGGGGTTGATGATAAAGTGATCCAAAAAGGCGAGGTCTATTTTACCTTGGATGATAGAGATTTAATTATAACCATACAAAAATTAAAACAAACGTCTTATCAACTTGGGCAAGATATTGGAATAATTTCATTTAATGACACACTCCTCAAAGAAATCTTAGAGGGCGGTATTACCACAATATCAGCAGATTTTAAATTCATGGGAAGTCATTTGGCAAAAATGCTTAAAAACAATGCTTTAAGTCAAATTGAAAATCCAAAAAAAGTTTTCCTCAGAAAATCGCTATAAATCATGTTTAAGATTCACAAAACTTCTTCTGGAAAAGGGCAAACCCTTCAAATAACAAGCGGTTGTAAAACAACCAAAGCTAACATTAGTTTGAGCAACGGTGGGAGTTTAGAACAATTGGTAATTGGTAATGAAGAGATTATCACAAACCTTTCACATCTACCCTACAATCATACTTATGCGTCCTCGATTTTATTTCCTTTTGCAAATCGAATTAAGGACGGTAAATACCGCTTTATGGGTGAAAATTACAACTTAGAGTGTAATGAAACAGCAGGGAATAATGCTTTACACGGCTTGGTTTACAATAAAAAATTTAATGTTGTAGAGCAAAATTGTAACTCAAAAAGTGCATTGGTAAGATTGTCATATAATGAAATAGAACCTCATTCTGGTTTTACATTTTTATTCACAATTAATCTGATTTATAAAATTTCCCTAAACGCCATGACATTAGAAATCGAAATTACAAATACTGACAGAATCCCCTTTCCTTTCACAATTGGCTGGCATCCTTATTTTGTAATGAATGACACTCAAAGTAGTTTAGAATTTAATAGTACGCAAAAGTTAGAGTCTGATGAACGTAACATTACAACAGGGATTACTGTTTTAAAAACTCCAAACCCTCTATATCTTAACAATATGAGTTTAGACGATGCTTTTGTTTTGGAAGATAACAATGTGGCTTTTGACACGCAGAGATACCGTGCCAATCTAACCATTTCTGATGAATCAAAATACTTACAACTTTATACACCAAAACACGAAAACGCCATTGCAATTGAACCTATGACTGGAGTATCAGATAGTTTTAACAACGGTATTGGCCTGAAAAAATTAAATCCAAAAGAAAAATTTAATATTAAATGGACATTGGACATTTCAATAAAATCAAAAACAATATGAGTAAAGAGTTGATACATAACGTGAAAGAGAGTTTTAAAACGCAATTTCATGGAGATCCTTTAATGGTTTTCTCTCCGGGTAGAATTAACTTAATTGGGGAACACACAGATTATAATGATGGCTTTGTTTTCCCTGCAGCTATTGATTTAGGTATTGTTTTAGCCATAAATAAATCATCATCAAAAACAAGTCGTATTTATGCACTAAATAAAAAAGAAAGTCATGAAATTGACTTGAATCAGATTTCACCACAAAAAAATGGTGGATGGCGAAACTATGTGAATGGAGTAATTGGCGAATTACAAAAACTAGGAATTACTATCGGTAATTTCAATAGTGTTTTTGCTGGTAATATTCCAGGAGGTGCAGGAATGTCTTCCTCTGCAGCCCTTGAAAATAGTTTTGTTTATGGGCTGAATAAACTTTATAATTTGGGTTTAAAAAAGAAAGAAATGATTTTAATTTCTCAAAAAGCTGAACACAACTTTGTGGGTGTTCATTGCGGAATCATGGATCAATACGCTAGTATGTTGGGAAAGAAAAAAAGTGCTTTGTTTTTGGACTGTAGAACCACCAAGTCTGTCCCTTACAAGTTGAAACTTAAATCATTGAAATTAGTTTTAGTTAATACTAATGTAAAACACGACCTTTCGGAGAGTGCCTATAATAATAGAAGAGCTGTTTGTGAAAAAATAGCAAACTTGCTAAACGTAAAATCACTCAGAGATACTACAGAAAAGAGCCTCAATCTAATCAAAGATCAAATTTCAAAATCGGATTACAGCAAGGCCCTTTATGTCATTCGTGAAAATAAACGGGTAAAAGAATTTGCCAAGGCTATTAAAAAACAGAATGTTAAATTAATGGGGGATCTAATGTACAAAACCCACGAGGGCCTTTCAAAAAACTATGAAGTCAGCTGTGAAGAATTGGACTTTTTAGTTGAAACAACAAAATCAATGGATTTTGTTTATGGTTCAAGAATGATGGGGGGTGGTTTTGGTGGTTGCACTATTAACTTAGTAGAACAACAAAATATTGATGATTTTAAAACTACTACAAAACATAAATTTTTGGAAACATTTGGAAAACCCTGTACAATATATGACGTCAATATTTCAAAAGGAACCCATTTAATTAAGATATAAATATGAATCATTTTCTTAAACACAATTCACACCGCAGGTATAATATTTTAACTGGAGAATGGATTCTAGTCTCCCCGCACCGATCAAAACGTCCATGGCAAGGTCAAAATGAGACTGTTGCAAAGAGAAAAACCAAAAAATACGACTCTGAGTGTTATTTATGCCCGGGAAACACCAGAATAAATGGCGAGCAAAATCCAGACTATAATGATGTATTTATTTTTCAAAATGACTTTGCAGCACTAAAAGAAAATTACATTCCTTACAGTGTTAATGAAGGTTTATTAAAAGCCGAGAGTGAAAGTGGTATTTGCAGAGTGATTTGTTTTAGCCCAGATCACTCTAAAAGTCTTGCTGATATGAAAGTCTTGGCCATAGCAAAGGTTATTGAAGCGTGGTGTCAACAGTATGAAGAATTAGGGCAAATGGAGAATATCAATTATGTACAAATTTTTGAAAACAAAGGAGCGGTCATGGGGTGCAGTAATCCACATCCTCATGGACAGATATGGAGTCAGTCTACACTACCCAATGAAATAATAAAAAAAGACGAGCATCAGCAGAAATATTTCAATACCAATCAGCGAAGCATTTTAAAAGATTATTTAACCCAAGAATTGGATTTGAATGAAAGAGTCATTTATAAAAATGATTCTTTTGTTGTACTGACGCCTTTTTGGGCCATGTGGCCATTCGAAACAATGATTTTACCTAAAAAACATTGTCAAAATATAACCCAACTAAGCAAGGACGAGAAAGTAGATTTTGCTGAAGCAATATCAATAATAACCAAAGCGTATGACAAGCTATTTGATTGTTCGTTTCCCTATTCAAGTGGTATTCACCAAGCACCAACTAACAATAAAAATAACAACCACTGGCATTGGCACATGAGTTTTTATCCCCCTCTGCTTAGAAGTGCAACCGTAAAAAAATTCATGGTTGGTTATGAAATGTTTGGGATGCCACAAAGAGATATCACAGCAGAACAAGCAGCAAGAAGACTTCGAAGTTTGATTTAATTTTAATATTTCTAGCTCCAAAATGCAGCGTACAGCGCTGTCAAAATAAGCATCAATGCAAAAGACCCAATATTGAACAAAGGAGATGTTTTGAAAATATTTTCAGTTAAAATAATCCCTTTGCTATCAAACTTATTTTTGTGTTCTAACTTACTGACGACAATAATAATTAGCATCGTAATTAATACCGTGTAACCCATTTGATCCATGAAAGGCACATCAACAAAAAGAGTACTATTTGACCATCCTTTTGGAGCCACTTTAAAATACATAGCCACCGGAATTGAAGCTAATGCACCTACAATAGCACCACGATTACTGGTTTGTTTCCAAAAAAGCCCTAATAAAAATACGGCTAATATTCCAGGACTCACCACACCGGTATACTCTTGAATAAACTGGAATGCTTGTCCAAGGTTTTGCAAAAGAGGAGCAATAAAAACTGCTATCAAAAGTGCAACTGCTGCGGAAATACGCCCCACAGATACAATGGTTTTATCAGAAGTGTCTCTGCCTAAATATTGTTTATAAATATCCATTGTGAAAATAGTTGATGTTGAATTTAGCATTGAGGCCAATGAAGAGACAATTGCTGCTGTAAGTGCCGCAAAAGCCAAGCCCTTAAGTCCAACTGGAAGTAATTGTAATAGCCATGGATATGCTTTGTCAGTGGCATCAGCAGATGGCGTATTTTGTAAAGCTAAGTCTCCCAAAGATGCCATAATGTTTGGATCATTTATAATGACATAGGCAGCAATCCCAGGAATAACTACAATGAGCGGAATAATTAATTTTAAAAAAGCGGCAAACAATATCCCTTTTTGAGCTTCTTTAAGAGATTTAGCTGCCAATGTTCGCTGAATGATGTATTGGTTGAAACCCCAATAATATAAATTTGCAACCCACATGCCGCCAACAAGCACACCAATTCCTGGCAGGTTAACATATTCTGGATTTTCTGGTTTTAGTATCATAGCAAAACGTTCAGGAACAGCATGATATACCGATTTCAATCCTGAAATAAAGCCTTCACCTCCTGAGACTGTATTTAAGGCAAGATAAGTGGTTATTGTTCCGCCTAAAATTAAAAAAACAACCTGAATCACGTCAGTCCATGCCACAGCAGAAAGCCCACCATACAAGGAATAAGCAGCAGCAAAAAGTGCAAGGCCAATTACCCCATAAATCAAGGGTATCCCTAAAATTGTCTCCAAAGCTAAAGCTCCTAGGTAAAGTACGGTAGTTAAATTAACAAAAACATAAAGTCCAATCCAAAATACAGCAAGTATAGTTTTAAGATTTGTCGAATAGCGTTTTTCTACAAATTCGGGAATGGTATATATTCCTTTTTTAATAAAAATTGGAAGAAAATATTTTCCTACAATGATAAGAGTTAAAGCCGCCATCCATTCATAGGAAGCAATGGCTAATCCAGAGGCAAATCCTGATCCTGACATTCCAATAAATTGTTCCGCAGAAATATTAGCAGCTATGAGCGAAGCTCCAATTGCCCACCATGGAAGTGATTTACTGGCAAGGAAATAATCTTCAGCAGTTTTTTGATGTCCTTTTTTGTCTCTGGACATCCAAAGTCCTACTCCTAAAATTAGTATGGCATAGCCCACAAATATGGCATAGTCTAAAAATTGAAAGTTACTGGTCATAAAATGAGTTTTTAAATATGTTTATTAATTGCGTTGGTTAGGAATTAGCCAATATGAGTACTGATAATTATCATATGGTAGTCTGTATTGTTCTAATGGTAAGGCACCCCAACTATTTACACAACCAACACCAGAAGTAAAACCATCTATATTTAGAAAGATATCCTTTTGAGGCTCTAATAATCGGACGTGTTTTTGAGTTAATCTTTTTGAGCTGCCCGAATCTAAATCCTCTTTTTTATGGTGGGAAGCAGAAAAGTTAAAAGGGACATCGCTATAAAAAAGTAAGCCAACTTCAGGCCCAGCAGAAAATTCTACCCATCTGATATCAGTTCTATTACCATTGTCTTGCGGCCTAGCATATAAAGTAAATAAATCTTTTGGGGTACTTTCATAAAGACCAATATCAGCGGATTCTAACCTATCGATGTAATTTTCGTGAGGTCCTCTACCATACCACTTAACAGATGCTAAATCGGAGTTTAAAATAAACTCATTACCGAACTTATAAAAATTAGAATGTAATCCTTCAGGGACTTTAGCCCGCTTACCTTTGAGACCAAAAGTTTTTTCAGATTTACCTCTTAGAGCCAATAGATTATTTGAAATTTGAACAATTCCACTCGAGTGAATTATATAACTTTGAATCAGCTCAGCATCTCCATTTAAAATGTGTTGTTTAAAACTGACTTCAATTTCACTGTAACTTTTTGTTTTTATTTCATATTCAAGATCTGCTTCGGATTGTCCAATGTCTTTCCACTCCTTGTAAATCATTGGAGTATTGGCACCATAATCATTGTCAACTGGTGCACGCCAAAAATTGATTTGACCACCTTGTTTTATCAATTGGACTCCTTTAAAGGTGTAAGAAGTCATTATCCCTTTATCAAGGGCTAAGATGAGTTCAAACTCTTCTGTAGACAATGTTAGGTTAGATTTATTTTCCTTCACTTCTATTATTGAGTTACCATTTTTTGGATAAATTTTTACAAGGGTTTTGTCCTGCAATTTGAATTGTTCTTTGGCCACTTCAAATCCCTTTTCAAGTAATAGTTTTGATTTTTTTAATTTAACAGAAAGATTTAAAAAATATTCTTTGTTAGCGTTCAAATTATTAAACAAAGGTACTTCAACATAGCATTTCTCTTGTGGTTGAGCCTTCAATTCTTTGATAATTCCTTTTGAAACCTCCAAGCCATCTTCAATTATATTCCAGTGTAATTCATAGTTGGATAAGGTTTCAAAAAAATTACCATTTTTAATCTCCAACATACCAGTGTCGACATCAAAGTTTAAAAATTTAATATTTTGCATAAGCTGTTTGGCTTCTTTAAGATGTGGATTAGGCTTTTTATCCGCTTGAATAAGGCCATTATTAAGAAAATTATGGTCACTTGGAACATCTTTTGGACCAAAATCACCACCATAAGCAAAAAATGCTTTTCCATTTTGTTCTGAAAGTAGACCTTGGTCTTGAAAATCCCAAATGAACCCCCCCTGAAGCTTAGGATATTTTTCAAACAAATCCCAATACTCTTTTAGTCCGCCTAAACTATTTCCCATAGCATGAGCATATTCACACAAAATCATTGGTCTTTGTTGAGACTCATCATTGGCATAGTCTTCAATAGTTTGATAATCTGCATACATGGTCCCAATGACGTCAGTATTCCATTCTCTATTAGCGCGTTCATAATGCACAAATCGAGTAGAATCTATTTCTTTGGCTCTCAAGTAAGTCTGATAAAAGTTATACCCATTCCCTGCTTCATTGCCCAGTGACCAAGCAATAATTGAAGGATGGTTTTTATCTCTTATTATCATTCGTTCTGTTCGTTCCATATGAGCGCTTAGCCATTTAGGATCATTCCCTAAGGTCTGAGTAAGATCATAGCCCATACCATGAGATTCAATGTTGGCTTCATCATAAACATAAATACCATACTGATCACATAACTCATAAAAATAAGGATCATTAGGGTAATGACTCGTTCTTACAGCATTAATATTATTTTCTTTGAAGATTTTGATGTCTTCCAACATGCTTTCTTTACTAACTACATGACCATTGATGTAATTATGTTCGTGACGATTGACTCCTTTAATTAGAATTGGTTGTCCATTAACTAAAACTTGACTGTTTTGAATCCTTACATTTCTAAAACCAATTTTTCTTGAAATTACCTCAGTTATTGATCCAGATTGATTCCTAAATTCCATATCAAGGGTGTATAAATTAGGAATTTCAGCCGACCACGACTTCACTTCATCAATTATTGTTTCGTAGTGTAATGATTCATCCTTCATAGAAGAATACTTTTGCGTTTGCTGAAAAATGATTTTATCATTTTTTGATATAACTACGCGCAAGCTACCTTTGATTTTTCTCATAAATTCGTTGGAGAAATCAACTGAAAGTTTAAATATTCCATTTTTGTAAGTGGAATCTAAATCTGCATAAACACTAAAATCTCTAATGTGTACTTTGGGTGTGGCATAAAGATAGACATCTCTTTCAATCCCGGAAAGTCGCCAAAAATCTTGGTCTTCTAGATAACTTCCATCAGACCATCTGTAAACTTCCAACGAAATTGAGTTTTCTCCAATATTTAAAAATTTTGTCAAATCAAATTCTGCAGGTAGTTTTGATCCTTGACTGTAACCAACTTTTTCGCCATTAACCCAAATAAAAAAAGCAGATTTTACCGCACCAAAATGTATTCTAATTTTTTTTCCTTCCCAAGTTTTTGGAATGGTAAAATTACGTTTATATGAACCAACGGGATTATAACCATCTGGAATATCTGGTGGGTTTGGTGTTTTATCAAAACTAAATGGGTAGGGAATATTGCTATAAATGGGAACACCATAACCCTCTAGCTCCCAATTCGATGGTACAGCAATTTGGTCCCAATCCGAAGAATCAAAATTAGGGCTGTAGAAGTCAATTGGTCTTTGTTCTGGGGACTCGGACCATTTAAACTGCCAAATTCCATTTAGTGATTTATAATTTTCAGACAACTCAAGTTTGTTTGACCGAGCAAGATCTAGGCTTTCATAAGAAAAAAATGTTGATCTGGGCGCTAATTTGTTAACCCCTATACATTGTGGATCTTCAATGTATGGTAGTAACTTTTGAGCAAGGCAATTGAATGAAATTAAGACAAAGAAAAAAACAATAAATTGTTTAAAAGTATGCATATTGTGAATTATAACAATTTATTCAAATTTAATTTAAAATGAAGTTCCAAAATTATCAAATTCTATCATTGTTGTTTCAAAAGTTAACCAAAATTTAGCCAATTAAAGTAATAGATTACCACCCCAATTAATGGTAATTTTTGATTAATTCATGCTAAGTGATAAAATCAACTTTTTGGATAAATTTGATAGCTTTGTCTTACATGGAAAATGTAAAATTTATAAGTGTGGATTGGGGGACATCTAATTTTAGATTAAACCTTGTAGACTACAATCTCAATGTAGTAAAAACAATCCAAACTAATAATGGTATAAAATCCATTGCTGAAAATTTAAATAAAATCAATGGAAACCATGTTGATATATTTTTAAACTACATTAAAAATCAACTCAAAAAAATTGAAATATTCAACAATAGCGTTCCTATAATCATTTCTGGAATGGCCTCATCTTCAATCGGAATAGAGGAACTTCCAT contains:
- a CDS encoding GntR family transcriptional regulator codes for the protein MSFAKKQMNSKVPKYKQIISFVENAIIIGELKIGDQLPSLNDLRNKFKLSRDTVITAFNELKARGVIYSVVGKGYYVKTTDIKVQVKILLLFDELNSFKEDLYNSFLEELEDDYQVDIFFHHFNFDLFKKIIDESAGNYGYYVIMPANFSGIAQILEPLPKNKTYILDQTQETLSHFPSIYQNFENYIYEGLTVLYKNIRRYKKLILIYDANKQPRGIKSGFELFCSRNKIKHGILGGVDDKVIQKGEVYFTLDDRDLIITIQKLKQTSYQLGQDIGIISFNDTLLKEILEGGITTISADFKFMGSHLAKMLKNNALSQIENPKKVFLRKSL
- a CDS encoding formylglycine-generating enzyme family protein — its product is MHKRLFLIGLFITSLVGCKQSNQFETISTNRQQIPGMVWISGGIYDMGASDGDRMALPHEKPKHTVKVDGFYMDETEVTNAQFSKFIEATNYITTAERPVDWDLIKQQLPPGTPKPQDSLLLPGSLLFKKTKESVPNLYDFSQWWRWTNGANWKQPEGKGSSIDEKDNHPVVHVSYEDAMAYCNWVGRRLPTEAEWEFAARGGKRDKIYFWGDLTDKLSSYVNSWEGEFPVDNTQADGFEKSAPIKTYPPNGYGLYEISGNVWEWTSDWYSSQYYQYCKENSITNNPKGPNEAFNPNNPYIDERVIRGGSFLCNASYCASYRVSSRMATDPNTSLEHLGFRTVMDLKTE
- a CDS encoding sodium/sugar symporter, translating into MTSNFQFLDYAIFVGYAILILGVGLWMSRDKKGHQKTAEDYFLASKSLPWWAIGASLIAANISAEQFIGMSGSGFASGLAIASYEWMAALTLIIVGKYFLPIFIKKGIYTIPEFVEKRYSTNLKTILAVFWIGLYVFVNLTTVLYLGALALETILGIPLIYGVIGLALFAAAYSLYGGLSAVAWTDVIQVVFLILGGTITTYLALNTVSGGEGFISGLKSVYHAVPERFAMILKPENPEYVNLPGIGVLVGGMWVANLYYWGFNQYIIQRTLAAKSLKEAQKGILFAAFLKLIIPLIVVIPGIAAYVIINDPNIMASLGDLALQNTPSADATDKAYPWLLQLLPVGLKGLAFAALTAAIVSSLASMLNSTSTIFTMDIYKQYLGRDTSDKTIVSVGRISAAVALLIAVFIAPLLQNLGQAFQFIQEYTGVVSPGILAVFLLGLFWKQTSNRGAIVGALASIPVAMYFKVAPKGWSNSTLFVDVPFMDQMGYTVLITMLIIIVVSKLEHKNKFDSKGIILTENIFKTSPLFNIGSFALMLILTALYAAFWS
- the galK gene encoding galactokinase, yielding MSKELIHNVKESFKTQFHGDPLMVFSPGRINLIGEHTDYNDGFVFPAAIDLGIVLAINKSSSKTSRIYALNKKESHEIDLNQISPQKNGGWRNYVNGVIGELQKLGITIGNFNSVFAGNIPGGAGMSSSAALENSFVYGLNKLYNLGLKKKEMILISQKAEHNFVGVHCGIMDQYASMLGKKKSALFLDCRTTKSVPYKLKLKSLKLVLVNTNVKHDLSESAYNNRRAVCEKIANLLNVKSLRDTTEKSLNLIKDQISKSDYSKALYVIRENKRVKEFAKAIKKQNVKLMGDLMYKTHEGLSKNYEVSCEELDFLVETTKSMDFVYGSRMMGGGFGGCTINLVEQQNIDDFKTTTKHKFLETFGKPCTIYDVNISKGTHLIKI
- the galE gene encoding UDP-glucose 4-epimerase GalE translates to MNKKIIVTGGCGYIGSHTVIELIKNNFQVVIFDDLSNSSQDTIGRIESITGVRPVFEQVDLKDVNHTSQVILKHKNAFGVIHFAAHKAVGESVQKPLDYYQNNLYSLLNTLKAQHENGIQNFIFSSSATVYGNPKSLPITENNQTQRPFSPYGNTKKMAEEILEDFSKAYTDFSAISLRYFNPIGAHESGEIGELPNGIPNNLMPYITQTAAGIREKLMVFGNDYDTTDGTPIRDYIHVVDLAKAHVKALFRLIENKQEQALETFNLGTGNGFSVMEVIESFERVSGIKLNYEIVGRRPGDVPQLFAATDLAHHKLGWKAELGLDEMIDSAWRWEQKYRATTTAK
- a CDS encoding aldose 1-epimerase — translated: MFKIHKTSSGKGQTLQITSGCKTTKANISLSNGGSLEQLVIGNEEIITNLSHLPYNHTYASSILFPFANRIKDGKYRFMGENYNLECNETAGNNALHGLVYNKKFNVVEQNCNSKSALVRLSYNEIEPHSGFTFLFTINLIYKISLNAMTLEIEITNTDRIPFPFTIGWHPYFVMNDTQSSLEFNSTQKLESDERNITTGITVLKTPNPLYLNNMSLDDAFVLEDNNVAFDTQRYRANLTISDESKYLQLYTPKHENAIAIEPMTGVSDSFNNGIGLKKLNPKEKFNIKWTLDISIKSKTI
- a CDS encoding UDP-glucose--hexose-1-phosphate uridylyltransferase; the encoded protein is MNHFLKHNSHRRYNILTGEWILVSPHRSKRPWQGQNETVAKRKTKKYDSECYLCPGNTRINGEQNPDYNDVFIFQNDFAALKENYIPYSVNEGLLKAESESGICRVICFSPDHSKSLADMKVLAIAKVIEAWCQQYEELGQMENINYVQIFENKGAVMGCSNPHPHGQIWSQSTLPNEIIKKDEHQQKYFNTNQRSILKDYLTQELDLNERVIYKNDSFVVLTPFWAMWPFETMILPKKHCQNITQLSKDEKVDFAEAISIITKAYDKLFDCSFPYSSGIHQAPTNNKNNNHWHWHMSFYPPLLRSATVKKFMVGYEMFGMPQRDITAEQAARRLRSLI